A section of the Bacteroidota bacterium genome encodes:
- a CDS encoding DUF4389 domain-containing protein codes for MSTTAFPATLTIDYPDRPLDRLSTFFRPLLAIPIVILLALIAGPLTHSPWPTALGAGGVLFVPTVLMLLFRKKYPRWWYDWNLALVNFSTRCAAYLALLSDEYPSTDQEQEVHIAISYPNVELDLSPGMPLIKWFLAIPHYIVLWALGIAAVVCVIIAWFAILFTGRYPKSLFNFVTGVFRWSLRVSAYAFLLTTDQYPPFSIE; via the coding sequence ATGAGCACAACTGCATTCCCAGCCACGCTTACGATTGATTACCCCGACCGGCCTCTCGATCGCCTTTCGACATTCTTCCGGCCCCTGCTTGCGATTCCAATCGTGATCCTCCTCGCACTCATCGCCGGTCCGCTCACACACAGCCCATGGCCAACCGCACTCGGCGCCGGCGGCGTGCTCTTTGTGCCAACTGTCCTTATGCTGCTCTTCCGCAAGAAGTACCCACGCTGGTGGTACGATTGGAATCTCGCGCTCGTAAACTTCAGCACCAGATGCGCTGCGTACCTTGCGCTCCTAAGTGACGAGTATCCTTCAACGGATCAGGAGCAAGAAGTCCATATTGCGATCTCCTATCCAAATGTGGAACTTGACCTTAGCCCAGGCATGCCGTTAATCAAGTGGTTTCTCGCCATTCCGCACTACATAGTTTTGTGGGCATTGGGAATTGCGGCAGTCGTGTGCGTCATCATCGCATGGTTTGCCATTCTCTTTACGGGACGCTACCCAAAGTCGCTCTTCAACTTTGTAACGGGAGTGTTCCGCTGGTCGCTTCGCGTCTCAGCTTACGCGTTCTTGCTCACGACCGATCAGTATCCACCGTTCAGTATCGAATAA
- a CDS encoding universal stress protein: MKLLIAYDGSQSSKDAIQDLRYAGLPVSGVEATVLSVGEVRMPAEPAFNLEPTLPIVTYALENTQDALSYAREATEKDAAEGAEDLARLFPQWTVKPCARLNSPASSILEVAETSKPDLIVMGSHGRSGFKRLFLGSVSLRVLTEAKTSVRITRSKLHLDGKATPVILLAFDGSRGARNTVHQLLHRTWPAGTKLHIVTVIDVSILSTPEYIWLVGDDLGQYQEMKESNIQHALHSLEREMQKRFSVTTAMPVGHPPRELLLEAKRVAADTIFIGSRGLSRFERLLLGSVAHSIAANAEATVEIVR; encoded by the coding sequence ATGAAACTTCTTATTGCGTACGATGGCTCACAATCGTCGAAAGATGCGATTCAGGATTTGCGATATGCCGGACTTCCTGTGAGCGGCGTGGAAGCTACCGTACTTTCCGTTGGAGAAGTTCGGATGCCAGCCGAACCGGCGTTCAATCTCGAGCCGACCTTGCCGATTGTTACCTACGCGCTCGAGAACACCCAGGACGCTCTTTCCTACGCCCGGGAAGCAACAGAAAAGGATGCGGCGGAAGGGGCAGAAGACCTTGCACGATTGTTCCCCCAGTGGACAGTGAAACCATGTGCGCGTCTTAACTCACCGGCCTCGAGTATTCTGGAAGTGGCCGAGACTTCTAAGCCGGATCTTATTGTGATGGGCTCGCACGGCCGTTCCGGTTTCAAGAGATTGTTTTTGGGGAGTGTCTCCTTGCGCGTTTTGACAGAAGCAAAGACATCCGTTCGCATTACCAGAAGCAAGTTGCATCTCGATGGGAAGGCTACGCCCGTTATTTTGCTTGCATTCGATGGTTCTCGCGGTGCGCGTAATACAGTGCACCAGCTCCTCCACCGCACATGGCCAGCCGGCACGAAGCTCCACATTGTGACTGTCATCGATGTGAGCATTTTATCTACTCCGGAGTACATCTGGCTGGTCGGTGACGATTTGGGACAGTACCAGGAAATGAAGGAATCCAATATCCAACATGCTTTGCACTCCCTCGAGCGCGAGATGCAAAAGCGGTTTAGTGTTACAACCGCAATGCCGGTCGGACACCCTCCGCGCGAGCTACTGTTGGAAGCAAAACGTGTCGCGGCAGATACGATTTTTATTGGCTCTCGGGGACTCTCACGATTTGAGAGACTATTGCTGGGTAGTGTGGCTCATAGTATTGCAGCCAACGCTGAAGCGACTGTCGAAATCGTGCGATAA
- a CDS encoding cation-translocating P-type ATPase, with the protein MPEVARQGLSNAEAAERLLRFGHNELPEGDGVRWLKPILKTLGEPMILLLLATAGIYMLLGDRVEAALLSASALFVVGISLTEEIRSDRALRALRDMASPRALVLRDGKAVRVAAREIVPDDLLILAEGDRIAADADLISASGFAVDESLLSGESVAAEKSLKSFAESKVFSGTLAVRGSALARVFATGARTEFGRIGSVLAEVVESRTPLQKETGRLVRLAAIVGVGVCLVVVVIGGLMRGNWIEATLAGLALAISLLPEEFPVILSVFLALGARRLAATGMLVHRMPAVEGLGTVTALCVDKTGTLTKNIMTLAAVQAGEHVSWLGKAPLSPEAKRVLWTAELATKVPAWDPMDRAVQEAADGQHGSGSRPVPALEVPITSELAIMFNGYSNLNGGFISAKGMPEAVASLCRMPERELEALHKAIRDFAVRGMRVLGVAESNTFVPSIPLAEHSFVFLGLVAFHDPLRDGVPDSVQQCYTAGIRVIMITGDYPATAAAIAREAGIQNADTVLTGTELSLFDAAEFRERLRSVNVFARIKPMQKLQIVQALRDAGEIVVMTGDGINDAPALKAAHIGVAMGARGTDVAREAAAMVLTQDDFSSLVGAVRLGRRTYDNIKKAMYYVIAMHIPIAGLSILPLVLGMPLILFPIHIVLLELIIDPMSSIVFESEGEEADIMRRPPRDPKSPMFRSSSIMIALLQGLSIFAVVSIIFLISYGRTHSEYESRTLAFATLILSNLILALVDRSWARTFIAMLVDPGTGTKNRALWWCVGGGLAMLFLITTVPSVSVLFHFGPFHFHDWILTAVAAGASLAWFEIFKLLRKRTVTS; encoded by the coding sequence GTGCCAGAAGTAGCAAGGCAAGGCCTCAGCAACGCTGAGGCCGCGGAGCGTCTTCTTCGCTTTGGTCATAATGAGCTCCCGGAAGGAGATGGTGTTCGCTGGCTCAAGCCCATCCTCAAAACGCTTGGCGAGCCAATGATTCTGTTATTGTTGGCAACGGCAGGGATCTACATGCTGCTTGGAGACCGAGTTGAGGCCGCTCTGCTTAGTGCGTCAGCATTATTTGTTGTTGGGATCTCGTTGACTGAGGAGATTCGCTCCGATCGCGCTCTTCGTGCATTGCGCGATATGGCGAGCCCTCGAGCGCTCGTGCTTCGAGACGGCAAGGCCGTTCGTGTGGCTGCACGAGAGATCGTACCGGACGATCTGCTCATCCTTGCCGAAGGCGATCGCATTGCAGCTGATGCCGACCTAATCTCGGCATCGGGTTTTGCGGTGGACGAATCCCTTCTCAGTGGAGAATCCGTTGCGGCCGAAAAATCTCTGAAGTCCTTCGCCGAAAGCAAAGTGTTTAGTGGAACACTTGCCGTGCGCGGCAGTGCTTTGGCGCGAGTGTTCGCGACAGGTGCCCGGACTGAGTTTGGCCGGATCGGCAGCGTTCTGGCTGAGGTCGTTGAATCCCGGACACCGCTCCAAAAGGAAACTGGACGACTTGTTCGTCTTGCTGCGATTGTAGGGGTAGGAGTGTGCTTAGTTGTTGTGGTCATTGGTGGGTTGATGAGAGGGAATTGGATCGAAGCGACTCTGGCAGGACTTGCGTTGGCGATCTCACTTCTTCCAGAGGAATTTCCCGTCATACTCTCGGTCTTTCTTGCACTTGGCGCACGACGTTTGGCAGCAACCGGCATGCTCGTTCATCGCATGCCGGCGGTAGAGGGATTGGGAACAGTGACAGCCTTATGCGTGGACAAAACCGGCACGCTTACCAAGAATATCATGACCCTTGCAGCAGTCCAAGCTGGAGAGCATGTCAGCTGGCTGGGCAAGGCTCCACTCTCGCCAGAAGCGAAGCGCGTGCTCTGGACAGCCGAGCTTGCGACCAAAGTGCCGGCGTGGGATCCGATGGACCGTGCAGTTCAGGAGGCCGCGGACGGGCAACACGGTTCGGGTTCTCGGCCGGTGCCTGCGCTCGAGGTTCCCATCACTTCTGAGCTTGCGATCATGTTCAATGGTTACTCGAACCTGAATGGCGGATTCATTTCCGCAAAGGGGATGCCCGAAGCTGTCGCGTCACTTTGTCGCATGCCCGAGAGAGAATTAGAAGCACTTCACAAGGCGATTCGGGATTTTGCCGTACGGGGCATGCGGGTGCTTGGTGTTGCGGAGAGTAACACCTTTGTTCCGTCGATACCTCTTGCAGAGCATTCGTTCGTATTTCTCGGTCTGGTTGCTTTTCATGATCCGTTGCGTGATGGCGTTCCTGATTCCGTGCAGCAGTGTTATACCGCCGGCATTCGCGTCATAATGATTACCGGGGACTATCCTGCGACCGCCGCGGCGATTGCTCGCGAAGCTGGCATCCAGAATGCGGACACCGTCTTGACCGGCACGGAGCTTTCGTTGTTCGATGCGGCGGAGTTTCGAGAACGCCTTCGCTCTGTCAATGTCTTTGCGCGAATCAAGCCGATGCAGAAATTGCAGATCGTGCAGGCGCTACGGGATGCTGGTGAGATCGTTGTCATGACTGGAGATGGCATCAACGACGCGCCAGCGCTCAAAGCGGCGCATATCGGAGTTGCGATGGGTGCTCGCGGTACGGATGTCGCTCGAGAGGCCGCAGCGATGGTACTAACGCAGGACGATTTTTCATCCCTTGTCGGTGCTGTTCGTCTCGGTCGCCGAACATATGATAATATAAAGAAGGCGATGTACTACGTGATTGCGATGCATATTCCAATCGCCGGTCTTTCCATCCTTCCGCTTGTTTTGGGAATGCCACTCATTCTCTTTCCCATTCATATCGTTTTACTCGAACTCATCATCGATCCAATGTCATCGATTGTGTTCGAATCCGAAGGGGAGGAGGCCGATATTATGCGTCGCCCCCCGAGGGATCCCAAATCGCCGATGTTTCGCTCTTCGAGTATCATGATTGCATTGCTACAAGGACTGAGTATCTTCGCGGTCGTTTCGATTATTTTTTTGATTTCCTATGGGCGAACGCATTCCGAATACGAGTCACGGACGCTGGCATTCGCGACATTGATTCTCTCGAATCTGATACTCGCATTGGTCGATCGCTCATGGGCTCGGACTTTTATTGCAATGCTTGTCGATCCAGGCACTGGGACCAAAAACCGAGCATTATGGTGGTGCGTCGGAGGTGGGTTGGCGATGCTGTTTCTCATCACTACCGTCCCATCCGTGTCCGTTCTCTTTCACTTCGGACCATTCCACTTTCATGATTGGATCCTGACCGCGGTTGCTGCTGGTGCAAGTCTTGCGTGGTTCGAAATATTCAAACTATTACGGAAGCGGACCGTAACATCATGA
- a CDS encoding cytochrome c, translated as MKPNFSWTRLSAVLAVSATFAITAGLGNAFTPGGSGPKWMAPTAASGKKNPVASNAASISTGKKIFGKECESCHGKTGIGNGPKAAELSKVPGNLTTHEFQSQSDGAIFWKITKGNKPMPTFATAYSEEERWSVVNYLRTLGK; from the coding sequence ATGAAGCCTAATTTTAGCTGGACACGGCTCTCGGCAGTGCTTGCCGTCAGCGCGACTTTTGCAATTACAGCCGGACTTGGTAATGCATTTACACCGGGCGGCAGCGGTCCGAAGTGGATGGCTCCCACAGCGGCCAGCGGAAAGAAGAATCCTGTTGCCAGTAATGCCGCGTCGATCAGTACTGGAAAAAAGATTTTCGGTAAAGAATGCGAGTCATGTCATGGCAAGACGGGAATCGGCAACGGACCGAAAGCAGCTGAGTTATCCAAAGTCCCCGGAAACCTGACGACCCATGAGTTCCAAAGCCAGAGCGATGGAGCGATCTTTTGGAAGATTACCAAAGGCAATAAGCCAATGCCGACATTCGCGACCGCATACTCTGAGGAGGAGCGTTGGAGTGTCGTGAATTATTTGCGGACGCTCGGCAAATGA
- a CDS encoding response regulator: protein MDWTSQRMRRSSAIAQAATEPRHVLLILEDFDELRALLARHFVERGYEVFSSSTLRDALAIAWEEAPQMIIIDYSLRGEDAMHVIERLHNAQPLSQIVLAACPPEVEVEEQAIAAGASRVWLRSLPD, encoded by the coding sequence ATGGACTGGACTAGTCAACGGATGCGCCGGTCCTCGGCAATCGCACAGGCAGCCACTGAGCCAAGGCACGTTCTCCTAATCCTTGAAGATTTTGATGAGTTGCGGGCCTTACTTGCCAGGCACTTTGTCGAACGCGGATATGAAGTATTCTCGTCATCGACGCTTCGAGATGCGCTGGCAATTGCATGGGAAGAGGCTCCACAAATGATCATCATTGATTATTCCCTGCGCGGTGAAGATGCCATGCACGTGATCGAGCGGCTTCACAACGCTCAGCCGCTCAGCCAGATTGTTCTCGCGGCATGTCCGCCAGAAGTGGAAGTTGAAGAACAGGCCATCGCGGCCGGCGCTTCCAGAGTCTGGTTAAGATCTCTCCCCGATTAA
- a CDS encoding Hsp20/alpha crystallin family protein: protein MARIHWNDDSPTAMMEHMFLRMLGDLDYGSTQRGGSDRDVYVPNLDISEDKKNFYILAELPGLSEHNVKVTADTDMVTISGKKERKDEKHEWDYQRTERSFGQFARSLSLPKNVKADAIRGTFRDGLLELTLPKIAAISPATREIPLHTETRVMQNGHGNSKPELQNATAQRGARKRRIDA, encoded by the coding sequence ATGGCACGGATTCACTGGAACGACGACTCACCGACCGCTATGATGGAACATATGTTCCTTCGTATGCTCGGCGACCTTGATTACGGGTCGACCCAACGGGGGGGAAGCGATCGCGACGTGTATGTGCCGAATCTCGATATCTCGGAAGACAAAAAGAACTTCTACATCCTTGCCGAGCTACCGGGCTTGAGCGAGCACAATGTAAAAGTAACCGCTGACACTGATATGGTAACGATCAGCGGCAAGAAAGAACGGAAGGACGAGAAACACGAATGGGATTATCAACGGACCGAACGTTCATTCGGCCAGTTTGCCCGTTCGCTTTCATTGCCCAAGAATGTGAAGGCGGACGCCATCAGGGGGACATTCAGGGACGGACTGCTCGAACTCACCTTGCCGAAAATTGCGGCCATCTCACCGGCTACGCGTGAAATCCCGCTGCACACCGAGACGCGGGTCATGCAGAACGGCCACGGCAACTCGAAACCAGAGTTGCAGAACGCCACGGCACAGCGGGGCGCACGAAAAAGACGCATTGACGCCTAA
- a CDS encoding universal stress protein produces the protein MRILIPWEGAPNPDLLVKDLHYAGLPKHAHALLLTPHAHHVAIPSRAFVASNHEYTLEDSLDEQVLSEAQRSKCTLSRAFPDWLIETEVNDRSSMNAAESISDRAHAWNADLIVIGSERRRSFFLTAKSESISAHIADVAPCSVRIVYPQHQHPDAPLQLLLFIDGSPESLLMMEEFAARPFPRNTCVHLISVVNELEWNIERVHHMLDYFAEHIRKNFPHIESQIRYGDIAEQILRYARQQEIDAIFIAADDSLENSHQHAVNVAALDIVQRAETTVEIVRRRQADYHERRTR, from the coding sequence ATGAGAATTCTTATTCCATGGGAAGGTGCCCCAAATCCGGATTTGCTTGTCAAAGACCTGCACTATGCTGGACTGCCAAAACATGCCCACGCACTGTTGCTCACACCCCATGCCCACCATGTGGCCATTCCAAGCCGGGCCTTTGTGGCATCCAATCATGAATACACATTGGAAGACAGTCTGGACGAGCAGGTACTGAGCGAAGCACAGCGGTCAAAATGCACCCTTTCACGGGCCTTCCCGGATTGGCTGATTGAAACCGAGGTCAATGACCGTTCCTCAATGAATGCCGCAGAATCGATCTCGGATCGTGCGCATGCATGGAATGCCGATCTCATTGTGATCGGCTCCGAACGACGCCGGTCGTTCTTTCTCACGGCGAAGTCAGAATCCATTTCAGCGCACATTGCGGATGTTGCGCCATGCTCTGTGAGGATTGTATATCCGCAGCACCAGCATCCGGATGCACCGCTGCAATTGCTTCTGTTCATTGATGGATCTCCGGAATCGCTGCTCATGATGGAAGAATTTGCGGCACGACCATTCCCAAGAAATACATGTGTCCATTTGATCAGCGTTGTAAATGAACTCGAGTGGAACATTGAGCGAGTCCATCATATGCTCGATTATTTTGCCGAGCACATTCGCAAAAACTTTCCACACATCGAATCGCAGATCCGCTACGGCGACATTGCGGAGCAGATTCTCCGTTATGCCCGCCAGCAGGAGATCGATGCAATCTTCATTGCAGCGGATGATTCACTTGAGAATAGCCATCAACATGCAGTGAACGTGGCCGCTCTGGATATTGTGCAGCGAGCGGAAACTACCGTGGAGATCGTCAGAAGGCGTCAAGCAGATTATCATGAAAGGAGAACAAGATGA
- a CDS encoding 4Fe-4S dicluster domain-containing protein: MEEEKKSNRRKFLQLTVVSGAAIATGAGLRNAFSEPNSELAKSQNAGESVHALTASGDLVQVDTAHARAVVHHPVTNDEARTGIAGKRFVMVIDLAKCDGCKKCTVACQKMHFTPKDREWMKVFEMQDSETTPSYWMPKPCFHCDNPPCTKVCPVNATFKRQDGIVLIDNERCIGCRFCMAACPYSSRFFNWERPVETPEMALTPYSPEQGYPRRVGTVEKCDFCPDMIRQGKMPGCISACAMKALYFGDENEDAVTNSDGETVRLSTLLEQNAGYRYMEDLGTKPRVYYLPPKNRRYPKPDLDHAASGHAAVKS, encoded by the coding sequence ATGGAAGAGGAAAAGAAGTCCAATCGAAGGAAGTTTTTGCAGCTTACCGTCGTGAGCGGAGCCGCAATCGCAACAGGTGCTGGATTGCGAAATGCCTTCTCCGAACCCAATTCAGAGTTGGCGAAATCACAGAATGCGGGTGAAAGCGTGCATGCATTAACGGCCAGTGGAGATCTGGTCCAAGTGGATACAGCACACGCACGCGCCGTCGTGCATCACCCTGTCACCAATGACGAGGCGCGTACTGGAATCGCTGGCAAACGCTTCGTCATGGTCATCGATTTGGCGAAGTGCGATGGTTGCAAGAAGTGTACGGTAGCATGTCAAAAGATGCACTTCACCCCGAAGGACCGCGAGTGGATGAAGGTCTTTGAGATGCAGGACTCCGAAACGACGCCATCGTATTGGATGCCGAAACCATGCTTCCACTGTGATAATCCTCCTTGTACGAAAGTCTGCCCTGTCAATGCTACGTTCAAACGTCAGGACGGTATTGTCCTGATCGATAATGAACGATGCATCGGTTGCCGATTTTGCATGGCTGCATGCCCATATAGCTCGCGTTTCTTCAATTGGGAGCGCCCCGTGGAGACCCCCGAAATGGCACTAACCCCTTACTCCCCGGAACAAGGTTACCCACGCCGGGTCGGTACCGTTGAGAAGTGCGATTTTTGCCCGGATATGATTCGACAGGGCAAGATGCCAGGATGCATCTCGGCCTGTGCAATGAAGGCTCTATACTTCGGCGACGAGAACGAAGATGCTGTCACGAACTCGGACGGTGAAACGGTCCGGTTGAGTACTCTTCTCGAGCAGAACGCGGGGTACCGCTACATGGAAGATCTCGGTACGAAGCCGCGTGTGTATTATTTGCCACCAAAGAACCGACGGTATCCCAAGCCCGATCTCGATCACGCAGCAAGCGGACATGCTGCTGTGAAGAGCTGA
- a CDS encoding BON domain-containing protein yields the protein MKTNEQLQRDVMEALKWEPVLNATDIGVAARDGVITLTGTVDSYPKKLAAERAAKNVAGVKAVAEEVVVHIDGNNRRTDTEIAEAAVNALRWCNTVPDEKIKVSVENGWVKLEGEVEWDYQKTEARREVEDLTGVKGVTNLISLSPQLKPSEIKNKIRRAFERSATVDSGNIAIDVNGSIVTLRGPVRSWAEREDAENAAWAAPGVSQVKDELRVESLETIY from the coding sequence ATGAAGACAAACGAACAACTCCAGCGGGATGTAATGGAAGCGTTGAAATGGGAGCCAGTCCTCAATGCCACAGATATTGGCGTTGCAGCACGGGACGGCGTCATCACACTCACGGGGACAGTTGATAGTTACCCGAAGAAGCTCGCTGCCGAACGAGCCGCAAAGAACGTCGCCGGCGTCAAAGCGGTGGCCGAAGAAGTCGTGGTGCATATCGATGGCAATAATCGGCGAACCGATACCGAGATCGCCGAAGCAGCCGTGAATGCCCTACGCTGGTGCAATACCGTTCCGGATGAAAAAATTAAGGTCTCTGTCGAGAATGGCTGGGTCAAGCTCGAAGGCGAAGTTGAATGGGATTATCAAAAGACTGAAGCACGCCGCGAAGTCGAAGATCTCACCGGCGTCAAAGGTGTTACAAATCTCATCTCGCTCTCACCACAACTGAAGCCGTCCGAGATCAAGAATAAGATTCGGCGCGCGTTCGAGCGTTCGGCGACAGTCGATTCCGGAAATATCGCGATCGATGTCAATGGGAGTATTGTGACACTGCGTGGTCCGGTTCGCTCTTGGGCAGAACGTGAGGACGCAGAGAATGCTGCGTGGGCTGCTCCAGGCGTCTCACAAGTCAAGGACGAGCTTCGGGTCGAATCGCTCGAAACAATCTACTAG
- the nrfD gene encoding NrfD/PsrC family molybdoenzyme membrane anchor subunit produces MEITPVEKIRADFLRPITPGNFGKTSRYWVIGLTLLLCWGIFAYIYQLRTGLEATAMRNYVSWGLYISTFVFFIGISHSGTLVSAILRITNQEWRRPITRSAELLTAVALMFGGIMPIIDMGRPDRVANMVIFGRVQSPLLWDIMCITTYLTGSLLFLYLPMIPDIALCKERFAKTGSTFRLWVYDKLAMGWKDTPENWRRLERAMRVMTVMIIPIAVSVHTVVSYIFAMTLRAGWNSTIFGPYFVIGALYSGSAGVILTMSAFRRIYHLEEYITPRHFDLMSKIVLSLTMIYAYFNLNEYWVPAYKMESHDGILLSDLFSGGWSTVFWILQFGTVLLPIVILAIPRGRKPVGATIACIIIVAGAWVKRYVIVIPTLLHPFLPIQNVPASWSSYFPNWVEFSVTGGALAGIFLVITLFSKFFPIASIWEVEEGVHLAKKGLVIPGINTQNGADDRSSADHSNHKPIPAVQEAFAK; encoded by the coding sequence ATGGAAATTACACCTGTCGAGAAAATTCGTGCTGATTTTCTGAGGCCGATCACGCCTGGAAATTTCGGCAAAACCAGCCGTTACTGGGTTATTGGCCTCACCCTCCTGCTCTGCTGGGGCATATTTGCATACATCTATCAACTCCGCACCGGCCTTGAGGCGACCGCGATGCGCAACTACGTGTCGTGGGGTCTTTACATCTCCACGTTCGTCTTCTTTATCGGGATCAGCCACTCGGGAACGCTGGTGTCGGCGATTCTTCGAATCACCAATCAGGAGTGGCGCCGTCCAATCACGCGCTCCGCGGAGTTGCTGACTGCCGTCGCCCTGATGTTCGGTGGCATCATGCCCATCATTGACATGGGCCGCCCCGACCGCGTGGCGAACATGGTCATTTTTGGCCGAGTGCAATCGCCGCTCCTCTGGGATATTATGTGCATTACCACCTACCTGACCGGCAGTCTGCTGTTTCTGTATTTGCCGATGATACCCGATATCGCACTGTGCAAAGAACGATTTGCGAAGACCGGGTCAACATTTCGATTGTGGGTCTATGACAAACTCGCAATGGGGTGGAAGGATACTCCCGAAAACTGGCGGAGGCTTGAGCGTGCAATGCGCGTCATGACTGTGATGATTATTCCAATCGCAGTGTCAGTCCACACAGTCGTCTCATACATTTTTGCGATGACCTTGCGCGCTGGATGGAATAGTACCATCTTTGGTCCATATTTCGTGATCGGCGCACTCTATTCCGGATCGGCCGGGGTAATCCTGACGATGTCTGCATTCCGCCGAATCTATCACCTTGAGGAGTACATAACTCCGCGCCATTTCGATCTGATGAGCAAGATCGTGCTCTCGCTCACAATGATTTATGCATACTTTAATTTGAACGAGTACTGGGTACCAGCATACAAAATGGAGTCGCACGATGGCATTCTATTGAGCGATCTGTTCTCAGGCGGATGGTCCACGGTCTTCTGGATTCTGCAATTTGGTACCGTGCTGCTGCCAATTGTCATTCTTGCGATTCCACGAGGTCGTAAGCCAGTGGGAGCGACAATCGCATGTATTATTATCGTCGCGGGTGCGTGGGTCAAGCGGTATGTCATCGTTATTCCGACACTGTTGCATCCTTTCCTTCCGATTCAGAATGTACCCGCCTCCTGGTCATCATACTTCCCGAATTGGGTCGAGTTCTCAGTCACCGGCGGCGCGCTGGCCGGGATATTCTTAGTCATCACACTCTTCTCAAAGTTCTTCCCGATCGCGTCGATCTGGGAGGTCGAAGAAGGGGTGCACCTGGCAAAGAAGGGCTTGGTCATTCCTGGTATCAATACTCAAAACGGTGCGGATGATAGATCATCCGCTGACCATTCGAATCACAAACCTATACCGGCAGTCCAGGAGGCATTCGCAAAATGA
- a CDS encoding L,D-transpeptidase family protein encodes MHAIGRLNELNYWTARDYSLTNDANRQAIIAFQKLSGLPRTGKLTDSTMARISRAATPIARDSMHSHHIEIDLNHQVLLVIDSNDHVARILSVSTGNGQLFDYPGIGPRYARTPRGNFKVFYKITGWRKSPLGLMFDPMYITGGIAVHGSKSVPAKPASHGCIRIPMFAADELFAATPIGTPAIVFGENPKPAN; translated from the coding sequence ATGCATGCCATTGGCCGGCTGAACGAGCTTAACTATTGGACGGCGAGGGACTATTCACTGACGAATGATGCAAATCGTCAGGCAATTATCGCGTTCCAGAAACTCTCCGGGCTGCCGCGAACCGGTAAATTGACCGATTCGACCATGGCGCGGATCAGTCGGGCAGCCACTCCGATTGCGCGTGATTCAATGCACTCGCATCACATCGAAATCGATTTGAATCATCAGGTACTTCTCGTCATCGATTCCAACGATCATGTGGCTCGCATTCTCTCGGTCTCGACGGGGAATGGTCAGCTCTTCGATTATCCTGGCATCGGTCCGCGGTATGCTCGTACGCCTCGTGGGAATTTCAAGGTCTTCTACAAAATCACTGGATGGCGAAAGAGCCCTCTCGGACTCATGTTCGACCCGATGTATATTACGGGAGGTATCGCTGTGCATGGTTCGAAGAGCGTACCTGCGAAACCGGCGAGTCATGGCTGTATTCGCATTCCGATGTTTGCCGCGGACGAGTTGTTTGCCGCGACGCCAATCGGCACGCCGGCCATTGTTTTTGGTGAGAATCCGAAGCCCGCGAATTGA
- a CDS encoding response regulator — protein MHLHQELEGYYLGMPDTQSGTGMVSIPPPKSTGRSLRAMAAVAPAASPSCVMLILEDFDEIRAFLSRHFTERGYEVFSSCTLRDALAIAWEESPHVIIIDYDLSGETALHAIERLHSAQPNSHIVLVGGPQTVEVEERAILAGASTVLSKAYGIAEMDRVVERAAHLTTPHRPFIRTS, from the coding sequence ATGCATCTACATCAGGAATTAGAAGGCTATTATCTAGGTATGCCGGACACTCAGAGCGGAACAGGGATGGTTTCCATTCCCCCTCCGAAATCGACCGGTCGAAGCCTTCGTGCGATGGCTGCAGTTGCTCCCGCGGCATCACCAAGTTGTGTAATGCTGATTCTGGAGGACTTCGATGAGATTCGGGCCTTTCTCTCCCGCCACTTCACAGAGCGAGGCTATGAAGTATTCTCTTCCTGCACACTTCGCGATGCACTCGCAATTGCGTGGGAGGAATCTCCTCATGTAATTATCATCGACTATGATTTGAGTGGTGAGACGGCTCTGCATGCGATTGAGCGTTTGCACAGTGCACAGCCAAATAGTCATATCGTCCTCGTTGGTGGTCCGCAGACTGTGGAAGTTGAAGAACGAGCGATTCTCGCGGGTGCCTCGACGGTGCTCTCCAAAGCATACGGCATTGCGGAAATGGACAGGGTTGTCGAGCGGGCCGCACATTTAACCACTCCCCATCGTCCATTCATTCGGACTTCCTGA